The segment TGATCCAGACGCGCGAATTTGACCTGGAGGACTACCGGCGCAACGACGGCCGCCGCTGCTACCACTGCAAGGCGACCCTGTTCTCCACGCTGCGCGCCCACGCCGCCGCCCGCGGCATCGCCGCGGTGGCCCACGGCGAGATCGCCGACGACGCCCTCGACCCCACGCGCCTCGGCGCGCTGGCGGCGCGGGAGCAGGGGGTGCGCGCGCCCCTCGCCGAGGCGGGCCTCACGAAGGACGACATCCGCGCCCTGAGCCGCCGCCGCGGCCTGCCCACGTGGGACAAGCCGTCCTTCGCGTGTTTGTCGTCGCGGTTTCCGAAAGGCGTGGCGCTGTCGCCGGAGGACCTGCTGCGCGTCGAGCGCGCCGAAGAGTGCCTGCGCGCGCTCGGGTTCAAACAGTACCGCGCGCGCCACCACGGCGACCTCTGCCGCATCGAGGTGGACCCGGCGGACCTGCCCCGGATGCTCGAGCCCGGGCTCCGCGAACAGCTCGTGGAGACCCTGCGCGGACTGGGCTACCGCCACGTCACGGTGGACCTGGCGGGCTACCGCACCGGCAGCACGGCGTAGGGGGAGGGGAAGTCAGTCGGACAGGTCGGACAAGTCAGACGGGTCTGACAGGTCTGACAGTTCTGACTTGTTCAATCCGCCTCTTGAGTCCGACCCGTCCGACCTGTCCGACTTGTCCGACCTGTTCGACCCCTGCCGTCCCCTGGACTCCACGCGCTGCCGGTAGAGACTCTCCGTGAAACCGCCCTCGCGCAAAAAACTCCGCCCCTGGCTCTCGATTTGGCGTTTCAAGAGGTAGGCGGCCTGGTGCACCGCGCAAACCATGGCGTTTGCCGCCAGTTCGGGGGATGACTGCGCCACGAAATCCGCCAGTCCGGCGAGACCCGTCAGGCGGACCGTTCCGGGCGCGGCAGGGGGCAGGTCCTCGACCCGGTCCTTCGAGAGCCGGTCGCGCATGGCCCGCGCCTCCCGTGAATCCCCCGGCCATAGCCGCAGGCCGTTCTGGCGCAGAAAACTCTCGTAGTCGCGGAGGAGTTCATCGTTCAGGCTCGCCCGCGCCACATTGGTCAGTTTCATCTCGGTCTTGCGCGACGTGGCCGCCGCGCCGCTCCCCTCGCTGATGTTGCGCACCCCGCTGCGCGCCGCCTGCACCATCTGGTCCGTCATCCGCCGGTCCTGCGGGAAGAAACGCCGGCAAAACACCACCGTGGCGTCATACACCGCCTCCGCCACCTTGTAGCTGCGGAGGTTCCGGTAGCCGCCATGCGGAAGCAGGGGGGTGCCGTCGGAGCCCATGGTCCTATCCTCCCAAGGAAGCCAGAATAATCCAGTCGGACGGGTCGGACAAGTCTGACCTGTCGGACAAGTCTGACAAAAGCACTGCCGCAGGCGCCACTTTTCACCTGTCGGACGAGTCGGACCGGTCTGACTTGTCCGACAGGTCTGATAGAAGCATTGCGGCAGCCGCCACTTTCTGCTTGTCCGACCCGTCCGACCTGTCCGACCTGTCCGATCTTTCAGCCCCCCGCCCGCCGCGCCATTTCGCGCAGCATCTTCTCCCGGCTGATGGGCTTCACTTCGCGCACGATCCATTCGCGCATGGCGCGGCCCGGGCCGGTGTCCTGGGGCGCGGAGAGGAATTCCAGCTCCACCCCCAGCCGCTCCGCGACGCCCAGCGCGATCAGGGGCCACACGGCGCCGATGTCGCCGATGAGGGGGATGCTCCCCTCGTGGCGGGCGAAGCCGGACATCTCCATGCGGAAGGGCACCTTGAACATCTTGGTCTTGGGCAGGCCGTCGGCGATGGCGCGCTGCACCGCGCCGCCGGACCGCTCCGCGGCGCAGACCTGGTCCAGCGCGGGGTCGAGGTCCACGCGCACCAGCGTCTTCCCCTCCAGCGAGTAGGTGGGGTGGCCGTCCCAGGCGGACCACATGCCGTGGCCGGTGTAGCGCTCGAAGGGGCCGTCGTGGATTTCCTGCGTGAGGGCCACGGCGGACTCGATGATGACGTCGGCGGCCCCGAGCATCCGCGACAGGCGCGCGGCCCGTTCGCGCAGGGAAATGGTGTCGCCGATGTTGAGCCCGACCGCGCCGCCGCCGATGAGCTGCGGCACCGTCACGATGACCGGCAGGCCGCGCTCCGCGCCCGCGCCGATCATGGTCCACGGGTCCGCGCCGAGGCCCGCGGCCTCCTCGAAGGACAGCCCCGCCCCGCGCGCAAGGGTCATGATCTCCTGCGACAGCCGCTCCAGCCACAGGCCCACGGGATACCCGAGGTTCCCCGCCGCCTTGATGATGGTCTTGCCCTCCGCCGCCTCGAGCCGCGCGAGGAGCCCCTCGTCCACCTGCGTGTGCCGCCGGATATCGTCC is part of the Candidatus Hydrogenedentota bacterium genome and harbors:
- the larE gene encoding ATP-dependent sacrificial sulfur transferase LarE, giving the protein MTDTTLSPELAAKEAALRGVLEACGSVAVAYSGGVDSSYLADVAHEVLGDRALLVIADSPSIPRAELAEARALAAARGWRLDVIQTREFDLEDYRRNDGRRCYHCKATLFSTLRAHAAARGIAAVAHGEIADDALDPTRLGALAAREQGVRAPLAEAGLTKDDIRALSRRRGLPTWDKPSFACLSSRFPKGVALSPEDLLRVERAEECLRALGFKQYRARHHGDLCRIEVDPADLPRMLEPGLREQLVETLRGLGYRHVTVDLAGYRTGSTA
- a CDS encoding four helix bundle protein, with translation MGSDGTPLLPHGGYRNLRSYKVAEAVYDATVVFCRRFFPQDRRMTDQMVQAARSGVRNISEGSGAAATSRKTEMKLTNVARASLNDELLRDYESFLRQNGLRLWPGDSREARAMRDRLSKDRVEDLPPAAPGTVRLTGLAGLADFVAQSSPELAANAMVCAVHQAAYLLKRQIESQGRSFLREGGFTESLYRQRVESRGRQGSNRSDKSDRSDGSDSRGGLNKSELSDLSDPSDLSDLSD